The Candidatus Methylomirabilota bacterium genomic interval CGAGCGCCCGATTCGTCGGCCTGAAATTCCCGGGACCGCGAGATCGCCAGTTGGATGAGCGTCGCCGCGATAGGGGCCAGGATGGCCAGGAACAGAAATCCCATGGCGCCTCCCCCGCGATCATCGTCATCGCGGCCCCCGCCGCCAAAGATCGGCATCCACATCGCCATCCGGGCCAGCATCACAATGACGCCCGCGAGTGTTGCCGCGATAGTGCTGATCAGCGTATCGCGATTGCGCACGTGGGCCAGTTCATGCGACAGCACACCCTCCAACTCCTCCTCATTGAGAATCCGCAGGATTCCCTCAGTGGCGGCGACGGCTGCATGTTCGGGGTCGCGCCCGGTCGCAAAGGCGTTGGGGGCCTCGGTGGGAAGGACGTAGATGCGGGGCATCGGCATATGGGCTCTCAGCGTCAGCCCATGGACAATCCTGTGCAGCTCCGGCGCTTCAGCCTCGCTGACAGGCTGGGCCCTGTACATCGCGAGGACGATCCGGTCCGAGAACCAATAGGACCCGAAGTTCATCAGGAAGGCCATGACGAAGGCGATGCTCATCCCTCGGCTCCCGCCAAAGTAGCCTCCGATCAGGATCAGTAGGCCGGTCAGCAGCCCCAGCAGGGCTGTGGTCTTCAACGTATTATTCATGGTGCGTTCACCCTCCTTCATTCAACGCGGAGATACGCTTATTCCGCGCTGAAATTATACTCCTTCTATACAGTAGTGCGGTACTTCCGCTGTGTCAAGGATAACCGGTTCAACGGGGGTTGAATCGGTGTAGCACTCACCCCTTTATGGGTGAACCCGGCGGAGCAGCCCGCGTCTTCTGACCGGCACAAGTCCCTCTTCCTCGCGGCCCTCCCAGTGTTTTATCTCGGCATCGAATTGTTCGGCCATTGCCCGCAGCAGTTCATTCATCTGGCGCTGCATCCTGTCCATCCGATCCCGCATGTTCAGGATGACCTCGACTCCAGCCAGATTCACGCCGAGCTCCTTGGTCAGCCGCAGGATCAGTTCAATTCGCTCCACATCCTCTTGCGAATAGACCCGCGTATTGCCCTCGGTGCGGGCCGGCTGAAGGAGCCCTTCCCGCTCATAGACCCGGAGGGTCTGCGGGTGGATATCGAACATCTCGGCCACGATGCTGATCGAATATCGACGTCGCCGCTGCCCCACTTTCATCCCCCTTTCAGTTCCCCCGTACCAATGAGAAGATGGTTACTTCCAGATTGCCCGCCTTGGATCCTCCGGATGCAGGCGTCCCAACTCCCGGAACAGTTCTTGCGATCGCGTATCGAGGTTCCGGGGTAGAACAATCTTGATGGTGACGAACTGATCACCCCGTCCCGAGCCTTTCAGGTGCGGCACCCCCATGTTGCGGAGACGAAAGACCTGCCCGCTGCTCGTCTCCGGGGGGATTCGCATCGAAGCCTTCCCGTCTACAGTTGGGACCTCAATCTTCGCCCCCAGCGCGGCCTCAGCCACGGAAATCGGCACTTCGCAGTAGATATTATCCCCCTTCCGCTCGAACAAGGGGTGAGGGCGGACACGGGTCACGATGTATAGGTCCCCGGATGGACCCCCGAGTCGCCCCACATGGCCTTTTCCCTGGACCCTGACATTCGATCCATTTTCCACGCCCGGCGGGATCTTCACGGCGATTCGTTCGGTCTTGAGTACCGTCCCTGCTCCATGACAGGCGTTGCACAGGGATGAGGGTAGCTTGCCGGTCCCACGGCACCTGGAGCACGCCTGGTGTCCGCCAAACAGTCCAGGTTTCCCTCGCACCCGCCCGCTGCCTTCGCAGGCAGGACAGGCGTAAAACTTACCTCCTGTCCCGGCCCCTGTGCCCGAGCAGGAGGGACAGGGGACGCGCCGCTCGAGGCTGATCTCGGTGGAGAGGCCCCGGACTGCGTCTTCGAACTTCAGGTCAACGGCGTAATGGAGATCTTCGCCCTTGGATGGCCCGGTCTGGGCCTCCTGCCCATGTCGGCCAAGCAGGTCAGAGAAGAGATCTTCTATCCCGCCAGGGCCCCCGAGGTCAAACTGGGTGAAGTCGAACCCACCCGGTCCCGCTCCGGGCTGCCGGCCTGCCTCGTGCCCCGCGCCAAAGACCTGGTGCCCGAACTGGTCATACTGCCCGCGCTTGGCCGGGTCACTCAAGACATCGTACGCCTCGGTGATCTCCTTGAACTTCGCCTCGGCCGCTTTGTTGTTGGGGTTGACGTCAGGGTGGTACTTCCTGGCCAGGCGCCGGTAGGCGTGCTTGATCTCTTTGTCCGAGGTGCCTCTGCGGACGCCAAGGACTTCATAGTAGTCGCGCTTATTCATGCTTGCACCGGTAACTCCTTAGGCGTTTAGACTGAAGGCTGGAGGGTTTACGTGCTCGAC includes:
- the htpX gene encoding zinc metalloprotease HtpX, encoding MNNTLKTTALLGLLTGLLILIGGYFGGSRGMSIAFVMAFLMNFGSYWFSDRIVLAMYRAQPVSEAEAPELHRIVHGLTLRAHMPMPRIYVLPTEAPNAFATGRDPEHAAVAATEGILRILNEEELEGVLSHELAHVRNRDTLISTIAATLAGVIVMLARMAMWMPIFGGGGRDDDDRGGGAMGFLFLAILAPIAATLIQLAISRSREFQADESGARLTHKPYALASALQKLEVGANRLPMEANPATAHLFIVNPLRGDVLFKLFSTHPPVEERIARLRALVA
- a CDS encoding helix-turn-helix transcriptional regulator, whose translation is MGQRRRRYSISIVAEMFDIHPQTLRVYEREGLLQPARTEGNTRVYSQEDVERIELILRLTKELGVNLAGVEVILNMRDRMDRMQRQMNELLRAMAEQFDAEIKHWEGREEEGLVPVRRRGLLRRVHP
- the dnaJ gene encoding molecular chaperone DnaJ; this encodes MNKRDYYEVLGVRRGTSDKEIKHAYRRLARKYHPDVNPNNKAAEAKFKEITEAYDVLSDPAKRGQYDQFGHQVFGAGHEAGRQPGAGPGGFDFTQFDLGGPGGIEDLFSDLLGRHGQEAQTGPSKGEDLHYAVDLKFEDAVRGLSTEISLERRVPCPSCSGTGAGTGGKFYACPACEGSGRVRGKPGLFGGHQACSRCRGTGKLPSSLCNACHGAGTVLKTERIAVKIPPGVENGSNVRVQGKGHVGRLGGPSGDLYIVTRVRPHPLFERKGDNIYCEVPISVAEAALGAKIEVPTVDGKASMRIPPETSSGQVFRLRNMGVPHLKGSGRGDQFVTIKIVLPRNLDTRSQELFRELGRLHPEDPRRAIWK